In Fibrobacter sp., a single genomic region encodes these proteins:
- a CDS encoding efflux RND transporter periplasmic adaptor subunit encodes MKSFSSLAFVAFLVFCFSSLSFVACSSDAQSGEAGKGASASQGKAPGGKGGPGGRGAKTFAVEGYIAESHVASKNFQTMATLEAMNSVELTAATNGRLVQLMAKDGANVSKGALLAKIDDSELKAQLKQAESNQQLAKQKMDRTKGLVEKNAATQADLEAAEASLKSADANIELIKAQIAKTEVRAPFSGKLGFVNVSVGAWMTTGTSIATLSEVKQLKAKFALPQRYAANIKVGDAIQLRDEERNIEKTGKVKALDATISESSRTRQIMIQVDNSKGELIAGGYAKVNVDLSDAATGRAKTIPVPAEALTLDKDGAYLFIAKEGKAQMVRVETGLRTPIAVDVVSGLNEGDTVITSGLISIRQGSSIRIREIRNNTDYEVN; translated from the coding sequence ATGAAATCTTTCTCTTCGCTTGCTTTCGTTGCTTTTCTTGTTTTTTGCTTTTCGTCTTTAAGTTTTGTTGCTTGTTCCTCTGATGCCCAGTCTGGTGAGGCCGGCAAGGGCGCTTCTGCAAGCCAGGGCAAAGCTCCTGGTGGAAAGGGTGGCCCCGGAGGTCGTGGGGCAAAGACCTTTGCTGTTGAAGGCTACATTGCGGAATCCCATGTGGCAAGTAAGAATTTCCAGACAATGGCCACGCTGGAAGCAATGAACAGCGTTGAACTGACTGCTGCAACCAATGGACGCTTGGTTCAGTTGATGGCTAAGGACGGAGCCAATGTTTCCAAAGGTGCGCTGCTTGCAAAAATTGATGATTCGGAACTGAAGGCTCAGTTAAAGCAGGCGGAGTCCAACCAGCAGTTGGCAAAACAGAAAATGGATCGAACCAAGGGATTGGTCGAAAAGAATGCTGCTACCCAAGCAGACCTTGAAGCCGCCGAGGCATCATTGAAGTCCGCTGATGCAAACATAGAATTGATCAAGGCTCAAATCGCAAAGACAGAAGTCCGTGCTCCTTTTAGTGGCAAGCTTGGTTTTGTGAATGTTTCCGTTGGTGCTTGGATGACTACAGGCACCTCCATTGCGACCCTTAGCGAAGTTAAGCAGTTGAAGGCCAAGTTTGCTTTGCCCCAGCGCTACGCTGCCAACATCAAGGTCGGTGATGCAATCCAATTGAGGGACGAGGAACGTAATATCGAAAAGACGGGAAAGGTGAAGGCTCTTGATGCTACCATTTCCGAAAGCAGCCGTACTCGCCAGATTATGATTCAGGTGGATAACTCCAAGGGCGAACTTATTGCTGGCGGTTATGCCAAGGTAAATGTGGATCTTTCCGATGCTGCTACTGGCCGTGCCAAGACGATCCCTGTTCCTGCGGAAGCATTGACGCTTGATAAGGATGGCGCCTATCTGTTTATTGCAAAAGAGGGTAAGGCCCAGATGGTCCGTGTAGAAACAGGCTTGCGTACTCCTATTGCCGTAGATGTGGTTAGTGGCCTTAACGAGGGTGATACTGTGATAACCTCTGGCTTGATCAGCATCCGTCAGGGAAGTTCCATTCGCATTCGCGAAATCCGTAACAATACCGATTACGAAGTAAACTAA
- the rplI gene encoding 50S ribosomal protein L9, translated as MEVILKANVPHLGKMLDVVKVKNGYANNYLFPRKLAVRATKEAVAEIENNRAAVEAAFQKELAAAGDVAAKLSQVSVNLERRVVEGERLYGSVSASDIADAITKQGIKVTRAQVALAEPIKQLGVFNVTINVFSDVEATVKVWVVAEK; from the coding sequence ATGGAAGTTATTCTTAAGGCTAACGTCCCTCATTTGGGTAAGATGCTCGACGTCGTGAAGGTTAAGAACGGTTATGCAAATAACTATCTCTTCCCGCGTAAGCTCGCTGTTCGTGCAACTAAGGAAGCTGTTGCTGAAATTGAAAACAATCGCGCTGCAGTTGAAGCCGCATTCCAGAAGGAATTGGCTGCTGCTGGTGACGTAGCTGCAAAGCTCTCTCAGGTTTCTGTTAACCTGGAACGTCGCGTTGTTGAAGGTGAACGTCTGTACGGTTCTGTATCCGCATCTGACATCGCCGATGCAATCACCAAGCAGGGCATCAAGGTGACCCGCGCTCAGGTTGCTTTGGCTGAACCCATCAAGCAGCTCGGTGTGTTCAACGTTACTATCAACGTCTTCAGCGACGTTGAAGCTACCGTTAAGGTTTGGGTTGTTGCTGAGAAGTAA
- the rpsR gene encoding 30S ribosomal protein S18: MAFEDKKQATRIRRKKTCWFTENNVQFIDYKDEKTLRRFISERGKIIPRRISGTSAKYQRMLNEAIKRARQMAILPFVSDSIR; encoded by the coding sequence ATGGCTTTTGAAGATAAGAAGCAGGCAACCCGCATTCGTCGCAAGAAGACTTGCTGGTTCACCGAAAACAACGTTCAGTTCATCGACTACAAGGACGAAAAGACTCTCCGTCGTTTCATCTCTGAACGTGGCAAGATCATTCCTCGCCGTATCTCCGGCACCTCTGCTAAGTATCAGCGTATGCTGAACGAAGCTATCAAGCGTGCTCGTCAGATGGCCATTCTCCCGTTCGTTTCGGACAGCATTCGCTAA
- the rpsF gene encoding 30S ribosomal protein S6 — protein MRQYETMVIIDAMISDDAIKAEIETIAANITKGGEIVRRDDWGKRKLAYTINKRQHGFYVIFYYKAEVATVAAMEAALKLNGNVLRWMTLVDYPMSEIVYNADMAQSTEEIVPVDAEEGEAE, from the coding sequence ATGAGACAGTACGAAACTATGGTGATCATCGACGCTATGATCTCTGACGACGCCATCAAGGCCGAAATCGAGACCATCGCCGCTAACATCACTAAGGGCGGCGAAATTGTTCGTCGTGACGATTGGGGCAAGCGCAAGCTCGCTTATACTATCAACAAGCGCCAGCACGGCTTCTATGTAATCTTCTACTACAAGGCAGAAGTTGCAACTGTTGCCGCTATGGAAGCAGCTCTCAAGCTGAATGGTAACGTTCTCCGTTGGATGACCCTCGTTGATTATCCGATGAGCGAAATCGTTTACAATGCAGACATGGCTCAGTCTACCGAAGAAATCGTTCCGGTTGACGCAGAAGAAGGGGAGGCTGAATAA
- the trpS gene encoding tryptophan--tRNA ligase — MKKISLTGIKPTGTPHLGNYVGAIRPALELTKTYDAVYFIADYHALTTVQNGAEMRDNIYKVAATWLALGLNPEETLFYKQSDIPEIFELSWALSCFTPKGFMNRAHAYKDKVAKNEAAGEDVDANVNMGLYCYPCLMDADILMFNADIVPVGKDQKQHVEFARDIAIKFNKHFGQDVFTVPEPVFQESTGVIPGLDGRKMSKSYDNYIDIFLDSKALKKRLGKIVTNSQGIEEPKDPDTCNVFKLYKLFATTEQTEALAARYRAGGMGWGHAKQELQNVLEEHLGAAREKYFDLLAHTEEIDKILAYGKEKARVKSKAMMDKVRELLGTY, encoded by the coding sequence ATGAAAAAGATTTCTCTTACCGGTATCAAGCCGACGGGCACTCCGCACCTCGGCAACTATGTGGGCGCTATCCGCCCGGCTCTTGAACTCACCAAGACCTACGATGCAGTTTACTTCATTGCAGACTATCACGCCCTGACTACCGTGCAGAACGGTGCAGAAATGCGCGACAACATCTACAAGGTCGCAGCCACCTGGCTTGCCCTGGGCCTGAATCCGGAAGAAACCCTGTTCTACAAGCAGAGCGACATTCCTGAAATCTTTGAATTGAGCTGGGCTCTCAGCTGCTTTACTCCCAAGGGTTTCATGAACCGCGCCCACGCCTACAAGGACAAGGTGGCAAAGAACGAAGCCGCCGGCGAAGATGTTGACGCCAACGTGAACATGGGTCTTTACTGCTATCCTTGCTTGATGGATGCAGACATCCTCATGTTCAATGCCGACATCGTTCCCGTCGGTAAGGACCAGAAGCAGCATGTGGAATTTGCCCGCGATATCGCCATCAAGTTCAACAAGCATTTTGGTCAGGATGTGTTCACCGTTCCTGAACCGGTTTTCCAGGAATCCACCGGCGTGATTCCGGGCCTCGACGGTCGCAAGATGAGCAAGTCCTACGACAACTACATCGACATCTTCCTGGATTCCAAGGCTTTGAAGAAGCGCCTGGGCAAAATCGTTACCAACTCCCAGGGCATCGAAGAACCTAAGGATCCGGATACCTGCAACGTGTTCAAGCTGTACAAGCTGTTCGCAACGACCGAACAGACCGAAGCTCTGGCTGCCCGCTACCGCGCTGGCGGCATGGGCTGGGGCCACGCCAAGCAGGAACTGCAGAACGTTCTTGAAGAACACCTGGGCGCCGCCCGCGAAAAGTACTTCGACCTTCTGGCCCACACCGAAGAAATCGACAAGATTCTCGCCTACGGTAAGGAAAAGGCCCGCGTCAAGTCCAAGGCTATGATGGACAAGGTCCGCGAACTCCTGGGTACTTACTAA
- a CDS encoding HRDC domain-containing protein — translation MFYYIFRQMMQDEKYILVDSEESLASLLQDLENYDMAAVDTEADSMYHYTARLCLIQITIGDHHYIVDPLCGLDLQPLFNARAMQVLIFHGADYDLRLLWQTYGFAPKQIFDTMLAAKILGEPHLGLADLVREYFGDELKKENQRADWTIRPLPLEMCEYAIHDTFYLHELCAILAEKLQAAGRMSWLIEQCEALIEHAKNPAPAKKDPWRITGSSIFSPCSLNILKFLWEWREKQAEELDRPPYKVMPADLMLAIVRHAQQTYPEVLLDHLPKLPRNFKDERLESFVNMMKSAMAVPESDWPERLPKAPPPPIIPNSDLLSVLKTWRDEKAEALKLDASLLANKAQLIWLAAPGKIPWETRYDEAHLMNWQKQIWTEILQEKLPTAKRVGDPD, via the coding sequence ATGTTTTATTACATTTTCCGTCAAATGATGCAAGACGAAAAGTACATACTGGTCGATAGCGAAGAATCCTTGGCAAGTTTGCTGCAGGATCTTGAAAACTACGACATGGCCGCGGTAGATACCGAAGCCGATTCCATGTACCATTATACGGCTCGTCTCTGTCTCATCCAGATTACCATTGGCGACCACCACTACATTGTGGACCCCCTTTGCGGACTGGATCTTCAGCCCCTGTTCAACGCCCGCGCCATGCAGGTCTTGATTTTCCACGGGGCAGATTACGATTTACGATTGCTCTGGCAAACCTACGGATTTGCCCCTAAGCAGATTTTTGACACCATGCTTGCCGCCAAGATTTTGGGCGAACCCCACCTTGGCCTTGCAGACCTGGTTCGCGAATACTTCGGCGACGAACTGAAGAAGGAAAACCAGCGCGCAGACTGGACCATTAGGCCCCTGCCCCTGGAAATGTGCGAATACGCCATTCACGACACCTTCTACCTTCACGAACTTTGCGCCATCCTAGCAGAAAAGCTCCAGGCTGCCGGACGCATGAGCTGGCTTATCGAGCAATGTGAAGCCCTTATCGAACACGCCAAGAACCCGGCTCCGGCCAAGAAGGACCCTTGGCGTATTACAGGCAGTTCCATTTTCAGCCCCTGCTCCTTGAACATCCTGAAGTTCCTTTGGGAATGGCGCGAGAAACAGGCCGAAGAACTGGACCGTCCGCCCTACAAGGTGATGCCCGCAGACTTGATGCTGGCCATAGTCCGACACGCCCAGCAGACCTATCCCGAAGTATTGCTGGACCATCTGCCCAAGCTGCCTCGCAATTTCAAGGACGAACGCCTGGAATCCTTCGTCAACATGATGAAGTCCGCCATGGCTGTTCCAGAAAGTGACTGGCCGGAACGTTTGCCCAAGGCACCTCCCCCGCCGATCATTCCCAACTCCGACCTGCTGTCGGTATTGAAGACTTGGCGCGACGAAAAGGCCGAGGCACTTAAGCTCGACGCGTCCCTTCTGGCAAACAAGGCCCAGCTGATCTGGCTTGCTGCACCGGGAAAAATCCCTTGGGAAACCCGTTACGACGAAGCCCACCTGATGAACTGGCAGAAACAGATCTGGACCGAGATCCTGCAGGAAAAACTTCCTACGGCAAAACGTGTGGGAGACCCGGACTAG
- a CDS encoding 5-formyltetrahydrofolate cyclo-ligase, with translation MEYIFPIALIILVILSKSMFGKVFKNHEEGDELIKNPWFEIHAIPGYTESRAIAAFYPLKGEPNIMPILEQLCEEGRLLLPKVTGPTTMEFYPIKSLRKDLVKGNFGIMEPREGLEPYKGEKGEIEVFLVPGTKFNMTGERKGHGKGYYDRFLANYPEAYKAGIASPKQISKEPLEQKETDIKMNQVIVCRAKA, from the coding sequence ATGGAATACATTTTTCCCATAGCACTTATCATCCTGGTGATCCTTTCGAAATCCATGTTCGGAAAGGTTTTCAAGAATCACGAGGAAGGGGACGAGCTCATTAAGAATCCCTGGTTCGAGATTCACGCCATCCCGGGCTATACGGAATCACGAGCCATTGCAGCCTTCTACCCCCTGAAGGGCGAACCCAACATCATGCCCATCCTGGAACAGCTCTGCGAAGAAGGTCGCTTGCTGCTACCCAAGGTAACCGGTCCCACCACCATGGAATTCTACCCCATCAAAAGCTTGAGAAAAGATTTGGTAAAGGGGAACTTTGGAATCATGGAACCTCGTGAAGGACTGGAACCGTACAAGGGCGAAAAAGGCGAGATCGAAGTTTTTCTTGTTCCCGGAACAAAGTTCAACATGACCGGCGAACGCAAAGGACACGGTAAGGGATACTACGACAGATTCCTTGCCAACTACCCTGAGGCTTACAAGGCAGGCATTGCAAGTCCAAAGCAGATTAGCAAGGAACCCTTGGAGCAAAAGGAAACCGACATTAAAATGAACCAGGTCATTGTCTGCAGGGCCAAAGCTTAA
- a CDS encoding RNA methyltransferase, which yields MAFDRDNNFGGDQRNFGERREGFGGDRRRSFGRGPRQNFRVREDNEFRPKPRFEQKPQDTARAYQDGIIPAVGDADAAPQVAVGGIKEVTELLTKSPMQVHRVLFMHQSGNPKLYELQKLAKRAHVHVQQVDSKILNSYATPNHGVVALMNEKELLVWEDVREEFFNAIDKGERKLVAVATNIEDPRNLGACIRSSLALGVDILLLPAKGMCGITPSVARTSAGALDKMRICRPNNLEAAIGELKMAGYQVLGLDADTETNLADFKFADQAVIAVGGEDVGLPPFIKKQCDAILRIPMMPEAHSYNASVALSLGLYEYARLRIK from the coding sequence ATGGCATTTGATAGAGACAACAATTTTGGCGGCGACCAGAGAAACTTTGGAGAACGTCGCGAAGGATTTGGCGGAGACCGCCGTCGTAGCTTTGGCCGTGGCCCTCGCCAGAATTTCCGCGTTCGCGAAGATAACGAGTTCCGCCCGAAGCCCCGCTTTGAACAGAAGCCGCAGGACACTGCCCGCGCCTATCAAGACGGCATCATTCCCGCAGTAGGTGACGCAGACGCCGCTCCTCAGGTTGCCGTGGGCGGCATCAAGGAAGTAACCGAACTTCTGACCAAGAGTCCCATGCAGGTTCACCGCGTGCTCTTTATGCACCAGTCCGGAAACCCCAAGCTCTACGAACTGCAGAAGCTGGCCAAGCGCGCCCACGTTCACGTGCAGCAGGTGGACTCCAAGATCCTGAACAGCTACGCCACCCCGAATCACGGTGTAGTAGCCCTCATGAACGAAAAGGAACTGCTGGTCTGGGAAGACGTCCGTGAAGAATTCTTTAACGCCATCGACAAGGGCGAGCGCAAGCTGGTTGCCGTTGCCACCAACATCGAAGACCCGCGCAATCTGGGCGCTTGCATCCGTAGTAGTCTTGCTTTGGGCGTAGATATCTTGCTGCTACCCGCCAAGGGAATGTGCGGCATCACTCCCAGTGTGGCCCGCACCAGTGCCGGCGCCCTGGACAAGATGCGCATCTGCCGCCCCAACAATCTAGAAGCAGCCATCGGTGAATTGAAGATGGCCGGCTATCAGGTTCTCGGCCTGGACGCCGATACCGAGACCAACCTGGCAGACTTCAAGTTCGCCGACCAAGCCGTCATCGCCGTAGGTGGCGAAGACGTCGGTCTCCCGCCCTTCATCAAGAAGCAGTGCGACGCAATCCTCCGCATCCCCATGATGCCCGAGGCCCACTCCTACAATGCATCCGTGGCCCTCTCCCTGGGGCTCTACGAATACGCCCGCCTGCGTATAAAGTAA
- a CDS encoding NAD(P)-dependent oxidoreductase: MLDSAELDRAAQAELDRILALPTLTLKDKLAIQPQYVGEVDPMARRTTMEEDNMGFTKTQARVEASRCMKCKKPFCSAACPIGMPIPQYLELLAADDVAGAVEILRSASLLISICSRVCPHERQCEANCALTKTLKDPNKGIKMGKLERFCADYEREHLGGKKPVPVAAATGKRVAVIGSGPAGFSAAVDLRAQGHDVTIFESYDKLGGVLRYGIPEFRLPKKLVDYEYSILPMMGIEVRTGVTVGKDVSVDELLKQGYDAVFIGNGAGLALKTGVPGEDLKCVYAADEYLRKANRGEAIESGKNVVVVGGGNVAMDAARMAFRLGAEKVRIVYRRTKDQMPACRAELKEAAEEGVELMELRNPSEFVGGADGRVAQAKLDKFVLGEPDENGRPKPVKVEGEQDVIDCDTVVLAIGSKVSSELKDTTPALETNRNGTFVVKDPETAETTVKNVFVGGDAFHGPQTVVLAMKTGRQAAAAIHKALMG; this comes from the coding sequence ATGCTTGATTCTGCTGAACTTGATCGCGCTGCCCAGGCTGAACTGGACCGCATTCTTGCTCTGCCGACCTTGACCCTGAAGGACAAGTTGGCTATCCAGCCCCAGTATGTGGGTGAAGTGGACCCCATGGCCCGCCGCACCACTATGGAAGAAGACAACATGGGCTTTACCAAGACCCAGGCTCGTGTGGAAGCAAGCCGTTGCATGAAGTGTAAGAAGCCGTTCTGTTCTGCTGCTTGCCCCATTGGCATGCCCATTCCTCAGTACCTGGAATTGCTGGCTGCCGACGATGTTGCCGGTGCCGTCGAAATTCTCCGTAGCGCATCCCTTTTGATTTCTATCTGCAGCCGCGTCTGCCCCCACGAACGTCAGTGCGAAGCCAACTGCGCTTTGACCAAGACCCTCAAGGATCCTAACAAGGGTATCAAGATGGGCAAGCTGGAACGTTTCTGCGCCGACTACGAACGTGAACATCTTGGCGGCAAGAAGCCTGTTCCTGTTGCTGCTGCAACTGGCAAGCGTGTTGCTGTTATCGGTTCTGGTCCTGCAGGCTTTAGCGCCGCTGTGGACCTGCGTGCACAGGGCCACGATGTGACCATTTTTGAATCCTACGACAAGTTGGGTGGCGTGCTCCGCTACGGTATTCCTGAATTCCGTCTGCCCAAGAAGCTGGTCGACTATGAATACTCCATCCTGCCTATGATGGGTATCGAAGTCCGTACTGGCGTCACCGTCGGTAAGGATGTTTCTGTTGATGAACTTTTGAAGCAGGGCTATGACGCAGTGTTCATTGGTAACGGTGCAGGCTTGGCTCTCAAGACAGGCGTTCCGGGCGAAGACCTGAAGTGCGTCTATGCTGCCGACGAATACCTGCGCAAGGCAAACCGCGGCGAAGCTATCGAATCCGGCAAGAACGTTGTTGTCGTAGGTGGCGGTAACGTGGCTATGGACGCTGCCCGCATGGCATTCCGTCTTGGTGCAGAAAAGGTCCGTATCGTTTATCGCCGTACCAAGGATCAGATGCCTGCCTGCCGTGCCGAACTTAAGGAAGCTGCAGAAGAAGGTGTGGAACTGATGGAACTCCGTAATCCTTCCGAATTCGTCGGCGGTGCCGATGGTCGCGTAGCTCAGGCTAAGCTGGATAAGTTCGTTCTCGGCGAACCCGATGAAAACGGCCGTCCCAAGCCGGTCAAGGTCGAAGGCGAACAGGATGTCATCGATTGCGATACCGTTGTTCTCGCCATCGGTAGCAAGGTTTCTTCCGAACTGAAGGATACCACTCCGGCTCTGGAAACCAACCGTAACGGCACCTTCGTGGTGAAGGATCCCGAAACTGCAGAAACTACCGTGAAGAACGTCTTCGTCGGTGGCGATGCTTTCCACGGTCCTCAGACTGTTGTGCTGGCTATGAAGACCGGCCGCCAGGCTGCTGCCGCTATCCATAAGGCCTTGATGGGCTAA
- a CDS encoding type II toxin-antitoxin system HipA family toxin, producing MELTVVKKLTVKYNGRVVGYLADLSGEIGFQYDEGWLKDGFALSPFSLPLTNKVFVNHKKTFNGLYGVFADSLPDGWGELLFRRMLARQGFNADRVSPLTRLALVNDYGMGGLQYEPSFSEMSTPERFDLDMLAAEADKIWNDEMENVNLDEVYRLGGSSGGARPKAHIKVGEDCWIVKFPCSYDSRNAGKKEFEANKLARDAGINVNEFKLFPSKKYGGFFGAKRFDRDGTNRVHMVSLSSMLETSHRIPNLDYCHLFQVVQKICIDQSDMYEVFRRMAFNVFYGNKDDHGKNFAFLYDESARSYKLSPAYDITKTVDKAEHEMTVNGNGNPSEDDMLAVADCCGLQKAACTKILESVKKITQKRIS from the coding sequence ATGGAACTGACGGTTGTAAAAAAGCTGACTGTAAAATACAATGGGAGGGTAGTTGGCTATCTTGCTGACTTATCTGGTGAAATTGGTTTTCAGTATGACGAGGGATGGCTGAAAGATGGTTTTGCCTTATCTCCATTTTCTCTTCCGTTGACGAACAAGGTGTTTGTTAATCATAAGAAAACGTTTAACGGCCTTTACGGGGTGTTTGCGGATTCCCTGCCTGATGGCTGGGGAGAACTTTTATTTCGTAGGATGCTTGCCAGGCAGGGATTTAATGCGGATCGTGTTTCTCCACTAACCCGGCTTGCTTTGGTGAACGATTATGGTATGGGTGGATTACAGTATGAACCTAGTTTTTCTGAGATGTCAACTCCAGAACGTTTTGACCTAGATATGCTTGCGGCAGAAGCCGATAAGATTTGGAATGATGAAATGGAAAATGTAAATCTAGACGAAGTCTACCGTCTAGGTGGTTCAAGCGGTGGGGCTAGGCCAAAGGCTCACATCAAGGTTGGAGAAGATTGCTGGATTGTGAAATTTCCGTGCTCTTATGATTCTAGGAATGCAGGGAAAAAGGAATTTGAGGCCAATAAGTTGGCTCGAGATGCTGGCATAAATGTGAATGAGTTCAAACTTTTCCCGTCAAAAAAATATGGGGGATTCTTTGGTGCGAAACGTTTTGACCGGGATGGTACGAATAGAGTTCACATGGTTTCTTTGTCGTCCATGCTTGAAACCTCCCATCGAATTCCGAATTTAGATTACTGCCATTTGTTTCAGGTTGTACAAAAAATATGCATAGATCAATCTGATATGTATGAGGTATTTCGTAGAATGGCCTTTAATGTTTTCTACGGAAATAAGGATGACCATGGGAAGAATTTTGCGTTCCTTTATGACGAGTCAGCTCGTTCTTACAAATTGTCTCCTGCTTATGATATAACGAAGACTGTTGATAAGGCGGAACATGAAATGACTGTGAACGGAAATGGGAATCCTTCAGAAGACGATATGCTTGCGGTTGCCGATTGTTGTGGCTTGCAAAAGGCCGCCTGTACGAAAATTCTGGAATCCGTTAAGAAAATTACACAGAAAAGAATATCATAG
- a CDS encoding helix-turn-helix transcriptional regulator produces MKTKFDIGDFVDSLTIPAATEALVARMRACRRSMNLTQKDLASRSGVSYASVRRFELLGEISLQSLLKIAMALDCLEDFNMLFRLPAVANLKDL; encoded by the coding sequence ATGAAAACAAAATTTGATATTGGCGATTTTGTAGATTCTTTGACGATTCCTGCTGCAACCGAGGCTCTTGTGGCGCGAATGAGGGCTTGTAGGCGGTCTATGAATTTAACCCAGAAGGATTTAGCTTCCCGATCGGGGGTTAGCTACGCTTCTGTTCGGCGTTTTGAACTGCTGGGCGAAATTTCTTTGCAGTCCTTGCTAAAAATTGCAATGGCTTTAGATTGTCTAGAAGATTTCAACATGCTTTTTAGATTGCCCGCAGTTGCCAATTTGAAGGACTTGTAA
- a CDS encoding ORF6N domain-containing protein, producing the protein MRKSKVYTIRGVKVMLDSDLAEIYGYETKRFNEQVKANIERFDDDFRFQLTKEEYHEILRSEKPTLEQGKYSKFRPYAFTEQGIYMLMSVLRGPLAVAQSKALVRLFKDMKDYIVAENQQLLGCSNCVQIATLTARHSHEIAEIRTDVARLEVESLKTQESLGKVMEFFHDPSTYKHHLILNGQKLEADVANSQIYGMAQKSIFLFDDFVGVKTLDLLRGVAQNVKITLFSDQRNGCALTQTMIDDFKAARPDISFERRPAGGIFHDRYIVLDYKTSYEKMC; encoded by the coding sequence GTGCGTAAGAGCAAGGTTTACACCATCCGCGGTGTAAAGGTGATGCTTGATTCCGATCTTGCGGAAATTTATGGGTATGAGACGAAGCGTTTCAATGAACAAGTTAAAGCTAATATTGAACGCTTTGATGATGATTTTCGATTTCAGTTGACGAAAGAAGAATATCATGAAATTCTAAGGTCGGAAAAACCGACCTTAGAACAGGGAAAATATTCAAAATTCCGACCTTATGCATTTACGGAACAGGGAATCTATATGTTGATGTCTGTTTTGAGGGGGCCATTGGCAGTAGCTCAAAGCAAAGCTCTTGTCCGTCTTTTCAAGGACATGAAGGATTACATTGTTGCTGAAAATCAGCAGTTGCTGGGTTGTTCCAACTGTGTTCAAATTGCAACCCTCACGGCACGACATTCCCACGAAATTGCGGAAATTCGTACGGATGTGGCTCGTTTGGAGGTGGAGTCTTTGAAAACCCAAGAATCGCTGGGCAAAGTCATGGAATTCTTTCATGATCCTTCTACCTATAAGCATCACTTGATTCTGAATGGTCAAAAGCTGGAGGCCGATGTCGCTAACTCGCAGATTTATGGCATGGCTCAGAAGTCAATTTTCTTGTTTGATGATTTTGTTGGCGTAAAAACACTGGATTTATTGCGAGGTGTTGCTCAGAATGTTAAGATTACGCTTTTCAGTGATCAGCGGAATGGCTGTGCGTTGACTCAAACAATGATTGACGACTTCAAGGCTGCTAGGCCTGACATTTCCTTTGAGCGGAGGCCTGCAGGCGGTATATTCCATGATCGTTATATCGTATTGGATTACAAAACGAGTTACGAAAAAATGTGCTAG